The sequence CCCGGAATGCACCGATTTTTATTCTTTCTTCTGATTGTCAGCACAGCATTTTTATTGGTGGAGTGCGCCACGCCCACGCAGCCTTCCGGTGGACCTGCCGACCGCACTCCTCCGGAAGTAGTGGAAACCGACCCGCCGTCCGGCACCACTATGTTTGACGGTGACCGGATCACCTTTCAGTTTTCAAAGTATGTTGACCGTGACAGTTTCCGGGAGGCCTTTCAGATGGAACCGGATGTCGACATAGAATATGATATCAGTTTCCGGCGCAGGTCGGTCAGGGTTACATTTGAAGATCCGTTGCCGGATACAACCACCATCATTTTCACTTTGGGAACCGATCTTTCCGATACCCGCAACAACAGAATCAATTCCCCTTACCAGCTTGCCATTTCCACCGGACCTGATATCGACGAAGGGAAGATAACGGCCAGGGTCAGGGATGCCGGCACCGGTGAGGGCAAGAGGGGCGAGCGGGTGGTGCTCTACCGCTATCCTGTCGATCTTGAAACCGGCGCCGATTATGTAGCCCAGGCTGATTCTGCCGGTGTGGTCAGCTTCAATTATCTTCGTGAAGGCAAGTACAAGGCGTTCTGGCTCGATGACCGGAACAGAAACCGCAGATGGGATCGTGACCGCGAAGACGCCCAGCCGTTTCGCACAGATACCATCGGGCTTGGGAGAGCAGATGAGCTGGATATCGGCACGGTTTTCGTAACCCGTGAGGACACCATCCCCCCGAGACTCCAGGGAGTGGGAATGCTTTCTGAAGTGCGCTTGAGGCTGCGGTTCAGCGAAGAGGTGATGATCGAAGATGATGCACTGCTGGAAATTACAGATACCGGCGGGCAGTTCATAACCGATGCCATCCCGCTTTATGTAGATGAACAGGATCAGGGCATCATACTTGCCCAGTCACCTGAGCCGCTTCCCGACGGCGTGTCATACAAACTGCAGATGCAGGGTATAACCGACCTGGCCGGAAACACGGCTGAATCGGATGTTGAAGAGTTTCCGGGGTCGGATGAAGCCGACACGACGTTTGCACGCTATATTGGCAACGATACCAGGCATGGAATTACTCCGGATGAACCCCTCGTCTTTCGGTATGCAAGACTCCTGGATGATTCTCCGGATGTGCTGGACTCACTTATTGTGGTGGAAAGCCAGACGACCCACAGCCCGTGGCCGCACGCCGAAATAAGGGATAATCTGCTGTTTGTGTATCCTGACGGGGAGTGGAGCAGCAGCGAATCATATGAGATACGCGTCTGGGATGAAGCGGATATGAGCCGCAGAACGATTCAGCCTCAGATTCATTACGAAGACGACATGGGCGGGATGAATGTGATCATTGAAGAGGATGAAAACGGTGAAATCGAAAAGGATACCCTCACCTATCGCGTCCGCATTATCGATGAACGGGGCCATGTTGTGCGTGATGAGGAAATGACCGGGGAACGGGAGTTCGAAAAGCTGCCGCCGGGAAATTATGTGGTGAAGGTATTCGAAATAAGGGATGATTCACGAAACTGGGATCCCGGACGGGTTGATCCGTTCCGGAAGCCGGCTCTGTATTTTATACAGGAAGATGTGCCGGTGGAGCGCGGGCTGACCGGCCAGGTATATGTTGAATTTTAGAGAACGGCTGCACATGCATTTTCCGGGTGACATAAAAAAGGCTGTTTTTGGCGGAATGGTAGTTTTGCTCGTTTGTTTCGCACAGAAAGCAGAGGGTTTTGCGGATAAGGAACATGATGAACGGTCAGATACCCTGCGGCTCAATGAAATCGAGATGGTCGGCGGGCTGGAGGAGGCGAAATCCATGGTTGTCCGCGAAAACAGCGAGCTGATTATCGCCGAAGCCGGAGCAGACAGGATCTCCGTTTACCAGGTATCATTTGATGAAGAGGACGCGGATGCATCCGGAGAAACGGATAGCTCCACAGATGACACAGAAACTGCTGAAGATGACCATGCAGCGCCTGCCGATGCTGTCAGCGAAGAACGCATCCTGCCGGATCTGGACAAGCCGGAGTCACTCTCACTGATCCTGGATACCGAAATTCTGGTAGTGAGCTCAGGTTCACAGCAGGTTCATTGGCTGGATCACGACTTTGGATATGTCCGGTCGTTTACAGTGCCTTCGTGGGCACTTGAAGACACAGAATTTTCACCAGCAGATGTGACCACCAATGAAATCGGGGAGGTATATGTGCTGGACCGCCGGAACAGACGGGTGTTTCATTTCAATGCCAACGGCAGCTATTTGCAGCATTTCCGGCTTGATGACCTCGAAGACCCGACGCGCCTGATCTATTTTGATGAATCACTGTTTATCACCGATTACAAAAGCGGAACGATTTACATCATGACCGATACGGGCAGGGAGCTGGCCAGCATCGGCACCTTCGCTGATCTGGAGCGCGTCCGTGTGGCTGACCGCCGGATATGGGTCCTGTCCGGAAGCGTGCTGCACCTGTTTGATTTGTCCGGGCAGCATCTCGGCAACTGGCGGGTTGATGAGCCCTGGAAAAAACTTCGGGATATCGCCGTTATTGAGCAAAGAGTATTTCTATTGACATCCGGTTCTTTGTATTATTCAGAGTTCTCAGAAACCAAACAGGAGAATTAAAAATTGGCTGTGCAGATACATTTTATGATGAATTCCAATACAGGTAAGCGCCGTGTATTTCACGCACTGCTGGCCATCGTGACAGGCGTGCTTGTCATGCTCTGGCCGGATGCGCTGTACTACATCATTGGCAGTTACCTGATTGCAACCGGTCTTGTTTTTCTGGTGTTCAAGGCTCCCGCTGTGATTGTTGCGGCATCCGTGGTGACCGGTATATTCATTTTTGTTTTTCCCTCGTTTATACCTTATTTCTTTGCTTTTTTTCTTCTGGTTATAGGAATCGGTTCCCTGCTTAGTGGCGGATTTACCCTGTTTGCTGTTATTCCGCTGCTGGCGGCAGTATTGCTCATTTCGTTTCCGGATATCATATCCATCATTGTTGCGGCATTTCTGCTGCTTTACGGGATAACAACCATCATTGCGATGATCCGGTCCAGGCGAAATGAAAAAGAGATCATTGAAGTTTATTAGTTACAGAGATGCTTTCAAGAAATAAGGTGATGATGTTTATATCAGGTTTCAACCATTTGCAACTCAGGGAATGGGCTGCCGGTGTGCTGGTTCTCTTACTGGCTTTTGTTTTGGTTTTCTCTTCACGGACATACCGTCTCAACTCTGATTCAGCCATTCAGGCGCCGCCCGCTACCGTGCTGCTCATCGATGAGAGAATACAATTGGATGAGTTGATTTCCCTTTTGGAAGAAAGCGGCATTTCCTTTGATGCAGATGAATTGCGGTGGGCCTCAGGCATTGTGGGGTTGCGGAATTTCAGCACCGGCCGGTATGAATTTGACGGAGGCATTAGCTACCCTGAGTTCCTCAACAAACTTGCCATGGGCCTGCAGGATCCCATGACGCTTCGCATACCTCCCGGCGCTGACAAGGAGAGACTGAAAGAGCGCATAGCCTCTCAGATGCAGTTTGAAGCCGATGATCTTGCAGCAGCCATGTCCGACACAAGCATACTGAACCGGTATGGCATTGAGGCGCATGAACTTTACGGGCGGATTATAGGTGATTCCTATGAAGTCTACTGGACCACCTCGCCTGAGCGTCTTGTCAACAGACTGCTTTCGGAGTTTGAAAGGCGGATTATGGAAAGTTACGCTGACCGGATGGATGAGCTTGGCCTTAGTGCCGATGAAGTTACAACACTGGCATCCATCATAGAGTGGGAAGCTAAATATGACGATGAGAAACCGGCTATCAGCGGCCTTTACTGGAACCGGCTGGACAGTAGATGGCGTCTGCAGGCTGATCCGACAGTCAATTACGCGAAAGGGACAAGAAGCAGGCTGGTGTATGCCGACTACAGAATCGATCACCCGTATAACACCTATCGCATTCACGGTCTTCCGCCCGGACCAATTACTAATCCTTCGTACTCATCACTGCGTGCCGCACTATATCCGGAAGATCACGATTACATGTTCATGGTGGCACGGCCCGACGGTTACCATGCGTTCTCAAGAACATATGCCGAACATCGGCGGAAGAGCAGGGAGTGGACCGACTGGCTCCGGGAGCAGCGTATGAAGCAGGCAGAGATGGAGAGGGAAGAAGCAGCACGGCAGGGAGCAGCGGCAGACTGAACGTATTATTACAAAATCGTTTTATGAATCGCTGACAGAGGGTCAGTTGATCACAAAGAGGGAAGGGAAATGGAAATACTGGATATTTTTACGTTCGAATTCAGCTGGTTCGGCTGGGTCATTTTGCCCCTGCTGATACTCATTGCGAGAGTTGTCGATGTGACCCTTGGAACACTCCGGATTATATTTGTATCCCGGGGAATGAGGAAAATTGCCCCGCTGATCGGTTTTTTTGAATCGCTGATCTGGCTGGTGGCCATAGGGCAGATCATGCAAAGCCTGACCAATGCCGGACTCTATCTGGCATATGCAACCGGATTTGCACTTGGCAATTATGTCGGAATATATCTGGAAGAAAAAATCGCCATGGGACTGATATGCGTCCGCACGATTACCAACGAAGATGCTACCGAACTGATCGACTATCTGAAGGAAAAAGAGTTCGGGGTGACATCAATATCGGCAAGTGGTGTCAGCGGTCAGGTACGTCTTATACTGAGCGTAATAAAGCGTCGGGACCTGCAGGAAATGATCGGAATTATCAATGAAAAAATGCCGAAAGCCTTCATTTCAGTAGAGGATGTCCGCTCTGCCAGCGAAGGGTACTTCCCGCAGAAAAAAATCAGCCTGTTTTCCAGGCTTCCGATAATGCGAAAATAAGTCGTCCCAACTGGTAACAATCCGGCAACTCTGCTGATAAACCCGGTCCGGAATTCTCTCAGCATCTCAGGGCGATCTTTTTCTCTGAGAAAAAAACATCATTTCATGATGGCACGATCATCTCAGGATGGTATCATCATCCCGGGACGGCATCATTCATCCGTATTCCCGTCATTATCACCGTTATCTTCGTCTTCATCATCCTCATCCTCATCTTTTTCAGGGACATAAAGAATGGTTTCATCTCTGGTGACATGCAGAAAATGGAGATAATTATTGATGTGAGAGCCCTGGAAGTCGATGTTTGTAATCACTCCTTCGTATTCAGGCAAATGACGCAGGCGCGGCTTGATTCTTCCGGGATTCTGCAATTCAGTCAGGCTCTTGAAAAGATATGTGGCCACATCATAGCCAAGGTGCGCAAAGTTGTCGGCGCCGGAGCCGGTGAGTGACTGGTAGTTGTCCTGAAATCTGCGGGTTGCCCGTTTATCTTCATCGGTGTGGAAAAAATCACTGTAATATATGTCAAAATAGCGGCGTCTATCATCGCTCAGGTCGACATGTGACATCTCCTCGTTTCCAAGTATCGTAACCTCGCTCCGGTTCGCCTGAAGGTCTGTCAATATGATATCAATGAGCTGATCCGACCCTGATCCGGTTACCGAAAGATAGAGTCCTTTTATCGGTACAAGAGGATAGTCATCAGGGTCTACACCTCTTCCCAGATGCCGCTCGCTCCGTGCAAACCAGGGAGTGATATGATCGACATCAAAAGCGGTCTCTTCAAAATTTTCACTGAAGTAATGCACCACCTTGGCTCCCAGTTTTTCGGCTTCATTTCTGAAAGCCTGGGCTTCGCGGACCACAGGCTGGTTGCTCTGGGTGATCACGGCCAGTGTATCCAGCTCCAGTTTGTTTACGGCAAAGCGCGCCATGGCCTTGCCTCTGACTTCGAATGTCGGGTTAATTTGGTAGATGTATGGATTTTCGATGTTCAGGGTATCCGCATTGGCAAGTGGCGGGATGACGGGTATTTGATAATATTCGGCAAGGTCCCGGATTTCATAAGCCGCCTCGGAAAACAGCGGCCCGATTACCGCGTCAGCATGATATTTCCAGGCCATTTTTGCCATCGCCGCCTTGTTTGTGAGTGCAGTATCGGAAGTTGTTACATGATGCAGACGGATATGCTTGTCGTCATTCTCTCTGTTGAATTCTTCGGCTGCAAGCAGGTATCCGTTATACAGAGACCGCGCCACACGCCACTCTCTTGATTCGCTTTCCGTTTCAGGAAGCAGCACTCCGATATTGTAGACGATGCCTTCAGGAGCGGGCCCGTATCTGGCCGATGCACTTCTCTGCTCCGGCAACCGGTCGATCCGTCTTTTCAGAGCGGCTACCATATTGGTATCGATGGTGTCATGGAAATAATTCTCAAGTGTACTGTACAGCTCTGATGCTTCCGGTCTGGCCATGTAGTCCAGCCCGTAACGCAGCAGATCAAACTGCACCCTCGGATACTCACTCTGCATAAATGCCTTGCGGCGTTGTCCGGTTGTGAGGTACCCTATGATCTGATCATAGAGAATTTCGGCATCTTCATGCAGATCCTGGTAGGCAGGACGGGATTTGAGATTGTACAGCTTATCAAGACTTTTTCCGTACTGGCGGGTCTGAAAATCGGCAAGTGACAGTGTATAGCGGGCCTCATCATGCAGCCGGGGATCATCATCCCGTGTCAGCTGGCGAAGCTTGTTTTTGGCTTTTGGGTACTCGCTGAGGGCAAAGTAGCTTTTGCCCAGGAAAAGCTTTGCTTCAGGAGTCTCCAGGCCGGAGAAAAAATATGCCGCTGAGTCAAACTGAGCATTCCGGTAATGATCCATTCCTTTCTCGAAGCGGTCATCGGTATCGGTTGCTTCTGTGCCGCCGGACATGCCGGTAATCCCCGCAGAACCATTTGCAGTCAGACCTGAAAAAAGCAGCAATCCGCCGAAAAAAATGATGGAAAAGAGACCGGACAAATAACGGTGGTTGTTCATAAAGGATAATTTAAATAGAATGATTTACCAGTTAACGTATAACTCATTGAAGGAAATACATCTGCTGTTGCCGATATGCCTATTCCCACTCGATCGTTGCCGGGGGCTTGGAGCTGATATCGTAGACAACCCTGTTGATACCTTTGACCTCGTTGATGATCCGGTTGGATACCTTTGCAAGAAAATCGTATGGGAGGTGGGCCCAGTCGGCCGTCATTCCGTCTACACTTGTAACAGCCCGCAGGCCGACCACAAACTCATAGGTGCGCTCGTCTCCCATTACTCCCACACTCTGAACCGGGAGCAGGACCACAAAGGCCTGCCAGACCGAATCATACAGGTTATGTGAGCGCAGTTCTTCGATGTAGATGGCATCGGCTTCCTGAAGCAGGCGGACTTTCTCGCGGGTGACGTCGGAAAGAATTCTGATCGATAGTCCGGGACCGGGAAAGGGGTGGCGTCCAAGAAAATCGAAAGGAATATCGAGGGCGGCGCCGACTTTGCGAACCTCATCTTTAAACAGTTCCCGGAGCGGCTCCAGAAGCTTCAGGTTCATTTTTTCAGGCAGCCCGCCAACATTGTGATGCGATTTGATGGTAACGGAAGGACCGCGAAATGAAACGCTCTCGATAACATCGGGGTAAAGTGTGCCCTGTGCCAGATGGGTAAATCCATTTTCCTCGCTGACGGCATTGTCGAATACTTCAATAAAGGTATTGCCGATGATCTTCCGTTTTTTTTCCGGATCGCTTACTCCTTTCAGACGGTCGAGAAACAGGTCGGACGCATCCACAGCCTTGACCGGGAGTTTCAGCTTTTCGGTATAAAGATGCTGTACATCGGAAAATTCATTTTTTCGCAGTACGCCGTTGTTTACAAAAACGCATAACAGTCGGTCGCCGATAGCGCGGTGCAAAAGCGTTGCGGCTACGGTAGAGTCCACCCCGCCGGACAATCCGCATATGACTTTGCCGTCGCCGGCCTGCTCACGGATCCGTTTAATGGTGCTGTCGACAAAAGATTCCGGCGTCCAGTAACCCTTCAGGCCGCAAATTTTGCGCACAAAATTGTGGAGTATGTCACGGCCGTGTTCGGTATGCACCACCTCCGGATGAAACTGTACGCCGTAAACTGGCCGGGTATGATCTTTAACGGCGGCTACCGGAGCATTGTCTGTCCGGGCGATGACATCAAAGCTGTCCGGCAGGTGGATGATGTGGTCACCATGACTCATCCAGACGGTATTTTCATCGGGAATTCCTGCAAACAGGGCATTCCTTTTGATTACGCTGATTTTTGCCCTGCCATATTCCCGCTTTTCTGCATTGCTGACGGAGCCGGGCTTCAGGTGGTGAGCCATTGCCTGCAATCCGTAGCAGATACCCAGGACCGGCACGTTCAGATCCAGTACTTCCTTGTTGAATGCCGGTGCATCGGGATCATTGACACTCATTGGTCCGCCTGAAAGGATGATTCCGCCGGGCGGCCGGGCGGAAAACTGCTTCAGATCGGTGTCAAAGGGGTGTATTTCACAGTACACCTGGTTTTCCCGTATGCGACGGGCAATCAGCTGATTATACTGGGAACCGTAATCCAGTATAAGTATCCATTCTTGCTCCGGACTGGTAATTCCTGTCATCTGTCAGGCAATGATCTCGTTGTAATCATCTACAGAGAGCAGCGAATCCAGCTGTGAGGTATCACTCATTTTGATTTTGATCAGCCAGCCCTCGCCGTAAGGATCGTTGTTGATAAGCTCGGGGTCATCCTCCAGTCCTTCATTCCATTCGAGAATTTCGCCGGAGACAGGCATGTAGAGTTCGGAAACGGTTTTGACCGCTTCCACGGTGCCGAAAGTGTCATCCTTGTCGACGGATTCGCCGACTTTGTCAATTTCCACGAAAACAATGTCGCCGAGCTCACTTTGGGCAAAATCGGTGATACCGACTGTGGCGGTTCCATCCCCGTTGTCACGTACCCATTCATGCTCTTTGGTGTATTTCAATTCTTTCGGATGGTTCATAATAGCTTTGTTATGTTGGATCGGGATTGAACTTGAATTGATTCTCAAGATACTTTGTATCGAATTTGCCGGCAATGAAATTCGGGTCATCCATCAGCTGAAGCTGATATGGAATGTTGGTTTGAATACCTTCAATGACGAACTCGTTCAGGGCGCGCTTCATGCGGTGTATGGCCTGCTTGCGGTCCGGCGCACTGACAATCAGTTTGGCGATCATGGAGTCATAAAACGGAGGCACATCATATCCGGCATAAACGTGCGTATCGACACGGACACTGTGACCGCCCGGCAGATGAAACGCCTTTACCTTGCCGGCTGAAGGACGGAAATTGAACTTCGGATCCTCTGCATTGATCCTGCATTCAATGGCATGGCCACGCATTTTGAGCTTTTTCTTCTGGATGGGCAGCCCTGCGGCCACTTCAATCTGACGCTGAATAAGATCTTCATTGGTGACTTCCTCTGTAACCGGATGCTCCACCTGTATCCGGGTGTTCATCTCCATGAAATAGAAATTTTTGTCCCGGTCCAGCAGAAATTCGATGGTCCCCGCGCCTTCATAATGAATGGTTTCAGCGGCATTTACGGCTGCCTGTCCCATTTTTTCACGCAGTTCCGGAGTCATGCCGGGTGAGGGGGACTCTTCAAGCATCTTCTGATGACGGCGCTGCATGGAACAGTCTCGTTCACCAAAATGGACCACCTGGCCGTGGCGGTCACCAAGTATCTGAATTTCGACATGCCGTGGTTCGACAATGAATTTTTCGAGATAGATTTCGGCGCTTCCAAAGCAAGCCTCTGATTCATTTCTTGCGGCAACAAGCTGCTTTTCAATTTCACTTTCATCGGAGCAGATACGCATCCCCCGTCCGCCACCACCGGCGGAAGCCTTGAAAATTACGGGATAGCCGATTTCGGCGGCAATTTTTTTCGCCTGTTCCGGCGATGTAATGATGCCGGTACTTCCCGGAATTGTAGGCACGCCGTATTTCTGCATATTTTCCCGCGCCATGGATTTGTTGCCCATGGTGTCGATCATTTTCGGGGAAGGACCGATAAACTTGATGTTGTGCTCTTCGCAAATCCTGGAAAACTCAGCGTTTTCGGCAAGAAATCCGTATCCGGGGTGGATGGCTTTGGCATCGGTGATTTCCGCTGCAGCAATAATTCTGGGAATTTTCAGGTAGCTGTCCTTCGCAGCAGGCGGACCAATGCAGACAGCCTCGTCAGCGAACTTGACATGCAGGCTTTTTTCATCCGCCGTGGAGTAAACGGCAACGGTCTTGATGCCCATTTCCCGGCAAGTGCGGATGATTCGCAGTGCAATTTCGCCACGGTTGGCGATCAGAATTTTGTCAAACATAGCGTGATTCAGGTATGATCAGGAGGGATCAATGAGAAATAGCGGCTGGTCGTACTCAACCGGCTGGGAATTATCCGCCAGAATCTGTACGATCTTTCCGGAGTGCTCCGACTCAATCTCATTCATGATTTTCATGGCCTCCACTATGCAAAGGACATCTCCCTTGGAAACGGAATCGCCAATTTCAACGAATGCATCTGATTCGGGTGAAGGCGACCGGTAGAAGGTTCCTACTATGGGTGATTTTATGGTGATGTATTTGTCATCTTCAGAGGTACTCTCAGCTGTCGGCTGCGGCTGATTTGCAACCGGCTGCTGCGGAGGAGCATTTTCAGGAGACGGCTGCGGGGCCTGCTGAGTCATCTGATACCCGGCACCGGCCTGGCTTCCCGCGTAAACGGGTGCAGATTCGCTCTTGTATATGGTATCAGCCTGTTTTTTGACTTTGATTTTAAAGTCTCCCTCCTCAATTTCCACCTCATTGACATCACTCTCGGAAATCAGGTTAAGCAGGTTTTTTACGGTTTTTAAATCCATAAGAGATAGTTAGACAGGATAAATGACAGTTATATTTTCACACGTTCCAGATACGAACCTTCCTTGGTGTTCACTTTCAGCATATCGCCTTCGTTGATGAA comes from Natronogracilivirga saccharolytica and encodes:
- a CDS encoding Ig-like domain-containing protein is translated as MHRFLFFLLIVSTAFLLVECATPTQPSGGPADRTPPEVVETDPPSGTTMFDGDRITFQFSKYVDRDSFREAFQMEPDVDIEYDISFRRRSVRVTFEDPLPDTTTIIFTLGTDLSDTRNNRINSPYQLAISTGPDIDEGKITARVRDAGTGEGKRGERVVLYRYPVDLETGADYVAQADSAGVVSFNYLREGKYKAFWLDDRNRNRRWDRDREDAQPFRTDTIGLGRADELDIGTVFVTREDTIPPRLQGVGMLSEVRLRLRFSEEVMIEDDALLEITDTGGQFITDAIPLYVDEQDQGIILAQSPEPLPDGVSYKLQMQGITDLAGNTAESDVEEFPGSDEADTTFARYIGNDTRHGITPDEPLVFRYARLLDDSPDVLDSLIVVESQTTHSPWPHAEIRDNLLFVYPDGEWSSSESYEIRVWDEADMSRRTIQPQIHYEDDMGGMNVIIEEDENGEIEKDTLTYRVRIIDERGHVVRDEEMTGEREFEKLPPGNYVVKVFEIRDDSRNWDPGRVDPFRKPALYFIQEDVPVERGLTGQVYVEF
- a CDS encoding DUF3096 domain-containing protein, with the protein product MNSNTGKRRVFHALLAIVTGVLVMLWPDALYYIIGSYLIATGLVFLVFKAPAVIVAASVVTGIFIFVFPSFIPYFFAFFLLVIGIGSLLSGGFTLFAVIPLLAAVLLISFPDIISIIVAAFLLLYGITTIIAMIRSRRNEKEIIEVY
- the mltG gene encoding endolytic transglycosylase MltG, encoding MLSRNKVMMFISGFNHLQLREWAAGVLVLLLAFVLVFSSRTYRLNSDSAIQAPPATVLLIDERIQLDELISLLEESGISFDADELRWASGIVGLRNFSTGRYEFDGGISYPEFLNKLAMGLQDPMTLRIPPGADKERLKERIASQMQFEADDLAAAMSDTSILNRYGIEAHELYGRIIGDSYEVYWTTSPERLVNRLLSEFERRIMESYADRMDELGLSADEVTTLASIIEWEAKYDDEKPAISGLYWNRLDSRWRLQADPTVNYAKGTRSRLVYADYRIDHPYNTYRIHGLPPGPITNPSYSSLRAALYPEDHDYMFMVARPDGYHAFSRTYAEHRRKSREWTDWLREQRMKQAEMEREEAARQGAAAD
- a CDS encoding DUF2179 domain-containing protein; this translates as MEILDIFTFEFSWFGWVILPLLILIARVVDVTLGTLRIIFVSRGMRKIAPLIGFFESLIWLVAIGQIMQSLTNAGLYLAYATGFALGNYVGIYLEEKIAMGLICVRTITNEDATELIDYLKEKEFGVTSISASGVSGQVRLILSVIKRRDLQEMIGIINEKMPKAFISVEDVRSASEGYFPQKKISLFSRLPIMRK
- a CDS encoding ABC transporter substrate-binding protein; the protein is MNNHRYLSGLFSIIFFGGLLLFSGLTANGSAGITGMSGGTEATDTDDRFEKGMDHYRNAQFDSAAYFFSGLETPEAKLFLGKSYFALSEYPKAKNKLRQLTRDDDPRLHDEARYTLSLADFQTRQYGKSLDKLYNLKSRPAYQDLHEDAEILYDQIIGYLTTGQRRKAFMQSEYPRVQFDLLRYGLDYMARPEASELYSTLENYFHDTIDTNMVAALKRRIDRLPEQRSASARYGPAPEGIVYNIGVLLPETESESREWRVARSLYNGYLLAAEEFNRENDDKHIRLHHVTTSDTALTNKAAMAKMAWKYHADAVIGPLFSEAAYEIRDLAEYYQIPVIPPLANADTLNIENPYIYQINPTFEVRGKAMARFAVNKLELDTLAVITQSNQPVVREAQAFRNEAEKLGAKVVHYFSENFEETAFDVDHITPWFARSERHLGRGVDPDDYPLVPIKGLYLSVTGSGSDQLIDIILTDLQANRSEVTILGNEEMSHVDLSDDRRRYFDIYYSDFFHTDEDKRATRRFQDNYQSLTGSGADNFAHLGYDVATYLFKSLTELQNPGRIKPRLRHLPEYEGVITNIDFQGSHINNYLHFLHVTRDETILYVPEKDEDEDDEDEDNGDNDGNTDE
- the guaA gene encoding glutamine-hydrolyzing GMP synthase translates to MTGITSPEQEWILILDYGSQYNQLIARRIRENQVYCEIHPFDTDLKQFSARPPGGIILSGGPMSVNDPDAPAFNKEVLDLNVPVLGICYGLQAMAHHLKPGSVSNAEKREYGRAKISVIKRNALFAGIPDENTVWMSHGDHIIHLPDSFDVIARTDNAPVAAVKDHTRPVYGVQFHPEVVHTEHGRDILHNFVRKICGLKGYWTPESFVDSTIKRIREQAGDGKVICGLSGGVDSTVAATLLHRAIGDRLLCVFVNNGVLRKNEFSDVQHLYTEKLKLPVKAVDASDLFLDRLKGVSDPEKKRKIIGNTFIEVFDNAVSEENGFTHLAQGTLYPDVIESVSFRGPSVTIKSHHNVGGLPEKMNLKLLEPLRELFKDEVRKVGAALDIPFDFLGRHPFPGPGLSIRILSDVTREKVRLLQEADAIYIEELRSHNLYDSVWQAFVVLLPVQSVGVMGDERTYEFVVGLRAVTSVDGMTADWAHLPYDFLAKVSNRIINEVKGINRVVYDISSKPPATIEWE
- the gcvH gene encoding glycine cleavage system protein GcvH, which translates into the protein MNHPKELKYTKEHEWVRDNGDGTATVGITDFAQSELGDIVFVEIDKVGESVDKDDTFGTVEAVKTVSELYMPVSGEILEWNEGLEDDPELINNDPYGEGWLIKIKMSDTSQLDSLLSVDDYNEIIA
- the accC gene encoding acetyl-CoA carboxylase biotin carboxylase subunit, coding for MFDKILIANRGEIALRIIRTCREMGIKTVAVYSTADEKSLHVKFADEAVCIGPPAAKDSYLKIPRIIAAAEITDAKAIHPGYGFLAENAEFSRICEEHNIKFIGPSPKMIDTMGNKSMARENMQKYGVPTIPGSTGIITSPEQAKKIAAEIGYPVIFKASAGGGGRGMRICSDESEIEKQLVAARNESEACFGSAEIYLEKFIVEPRHVEIQILGDRHGQVVHFGERDCSMQRRHQKMLEESPSPGMTPELREKMGQAAVNAAETIHYEGAGTIEFLLDRDKNFYFMEMNTRIQVEHPVTEEVTNEDLIQRQIEVAAGLPIQKKKLKMRGHAIECRINAEDPKFNFRPSAGKVKAFHLPGGHSVRVDTHVYAGYDVPPFYDSMIAKLIVSAPDRKQAIHRMKRALNEFVIEGIQTNIPYQLQLMDDPNFIAGKFDTKYLENQFKFNPDPT
- the accB gene encoding acetyl-CoA carboxylase biotin carboxyl carrier protein, which gives rise to MDLKTVKNLLNLISESDVNEVEIEEGDFKIKVKKQADTIYKSESAPVYAGSQAGAGYQMTQQAPQPSPENAPPQQPVANQPQPTAESTSEDDKYITIKSPIVGTFYRSPSPESDAFVEIGDSVSKGDVLCIVEAMKIMNEIESEHSGKIVQILADNSQPVEYDQPLFLIDPS